The region TTGCAAGTGCTTTGGCGCAGGTGGGTGCCGTACAGTATCAGCTCCATCTGCAATATCCGCACGATCCTGTGGCTGAAGATGTTGCTCCACGGTCGCTGAACGAGGACCTTGCCGGGAATGTGAAGAAGTCTTTGAATTTGATGATGTGCGCCGTCGGCTGCATGTTGCTGATCGGCTGTCTCAATCTCTCGAACTTGCTAGTTGCGCGGGGTGCGACGCGGCAAAAAGAAGTAGCAATTCGTAGCGCTCTTGGGGCGCAGCGCGCCACTTTGATCCGTGAGCAGTTGACCGAGAGCGTGTTGATCTGTGTAGCGGGAGGCGTGGGCGGCATTTTGTTATCGATATTTGCTACTCGGTTGCTCGCGCATGCATGGAAAGACTTGCCCACGGCGCAAGGCATCTACATCGATGGATATGTGATTGCCTTTGCATGCGTTCTGATGTTCGTAGCGGCTTTAGTTGCCGGCCTGTTGTCTGCGTTCTCGACGACGGGCAAGACAATGATGAAGGCCCTGCAAACCTCCGCACGCACAGGGGCCAGCAGTGTTTCGCGTACGGCATTACGAAGATCGCTACTCACGGCAGAGATCGGAATCACGGTAGTATTACTGGTTGCTGCGGGGTTGCTGCTCAAGAGCTTTATGCGGCTACGTTCGACTAACGTGGGCTGCATTACCCAAAACATGCTCACGTTACAGTACAGCCTGCCCGGAAAGAAATACGACATGCCGGAGAAGGTAAATGCATTCAACGAAGCACTGCTGGAACGAGTAAGAGCCCTTCCTGGCGTTCGCGCCGCTGCACTGGGAAACACCGTTCCGGGAGCGGGATATTGGGGGGACTTCGTATTCACCGTGAAGGAGCATCCTCCGCTCAATCCGGACGAGAGCCTGCCCGAAGCAGTGATGCGCTGGGCCGATCCAGGCTATTTCAGCGCCTTGGGAATTCCACTTATGAGCGGCCGGTTCTTTACGAGCGACGACCGCGGCTCCCTATCGTACAAAGTGATTGTGAGCCATCAACTCGCTAGTCAATACTTCTCCAATGACAATCCCATCGGCAGGCACCTGCACGTTCCAGCGCATTTTCATCCAGGTGCACCCAACGATGTCGACTATGAGATCGTTGGCGTAGTCGGCGATACCTTGTACCAGGTTGGCAAAGATTCAAAGGCAGCCATGTACTTCCCACTCCTTGAAGGAATCAACATTCCCCAGATGCTTGTTGTTCACACGGCGTCGGAGCCGTTGCAATTCTCTGTGCCGGTACAAAAGCAGATTGCGTCTCTCGATCCGGAGCTTCCGGTCTCCGGTGTGCTTACCATGGATCAGGTGATCGGCGAATCGTTAGTGAATGCAAGTCTGAGCGCGAAGTTGGTACTGGCCTTAGCCGTTCTTTCGCTGCTGCTGGCTTCGGTGGGATTATATGGAGTGCTGTCGTACCTGGCCACACAACGAATTACAGAATTGGGAATCCGTATGGCGCTTGGCGCGCAACGCGACCAACTTTTGCGATTGATGCTCGTTGATGGTCTGCAACCAGCGCTGTTCGGGCTAGGGCTTGGGCTGGTGGTGAGCTTCGCAGCGACACGCATCTTTCAATCGATGCTTTTCGGAACGAAACCACTCGATCCCGTAGTGCTTTCTAGCGTGATGGCTACACTGTTGGCAGTTGCGATTCTAGCCTGCCTCGCTCCTGCCTGGCGTGCTTCCCGTCTGGATCCAATGCAGGCACTTCGATCCGAGTAGCACCAGCGAATTGGAACTGGCGCAGATACAGTTTCTTTTGGGCACACCAACAGGTACAGCAATACGAGAGGAAAATGCTGTAAAAAAATGGGCTCGATGAAGGCCATCGAACCCGTGAGGTAAAAGCGTTACTGTGTCTAGAACGTGATCTTCGCCGCCAGTTGGATATCTCTTGATTGATTAGACTGGCTTGTCAGCGTTCCGAAGCTCGACGTTCCCGTACCTTGGTATGTCTGGTTTGGATTGCTGAATACGACGCTGTTCATCACGTTGAACATGTCGGCCTCGAACTGCATCTTCATGTTCTCCCAGATATCGAACGACCTGCGGACGCTCGCATCCAGGTTTTGTCCGCCGGGTCCCATCAAGCCGTAGGGTTGTGTGCGCGGAGCGTTGCCAAAGGTGTAAGGCAGTGCATTCATAAAGGCCTGCTTATCAATGTAAGGTGTACTTCCGGCTGTGCTCGCCAGAAGCCCTTTCCCCCACTTTCCGTTCAGCCGTGCTGTGCCAGCGTAGTTCGGGTTCAGGCTTGGCATGCAAGTTCCCTGGTTGGGCAGGTTCGAGCAGGTTGCACCCGTGATCGCCAGCGGCTCACCCGAGTATGCTCGATAGATTCCTGACACCTGCCATCCGCTTGCCAGCGCTCGCGTCCAGGCATTGCCGTTTCCGATATGCCCGCGACCAAACGGCAGGGCATAGACCACTGTCCCTACGCCAACCTTTGGCTGTTCCGCTGTGCCTGGCGACCGTTCAATCCGGTTCGGAAGCCAACCGCTGCGGAAGTTGCCTTGATCGTCAATCATCTTCGACCAGGTAAAGCTCGCCATAAACGTCAGGCCATGCAGCGGATGCTGCTGCTTCACTGTCACCTGCAATGCATGATAGTTTGCATTGCCGACGTTTCCATACGTGTCAGAGATACCGGTGTATTGCGGGAAGGGACGGAGCATCTGCTGCAATGTGCCGCTGAAGCTCGCATACGGTAGAGCGATGCCCGGGATAATTGCATCAGCCTGCGTCAACACTGTCGGAGTCACCGTGGAGTTCAGCAGACTGCCCAGGGCAAAGTACATCGGATTCAGCTGGTCGCTGTAGAAGCCGCGTGATCCGCTGGTGCGCAGAAAGTGGCTTTGGCTACCAACGTAGTTCAGATTCATCACGATGCTGTTAGTGAACAATTGTTGAATCCCTACGTTCCAGTTCTCGTACTCCGGCGAGCGTCCTCCCAGATAGGGGTCCGCGTAGTTCAGATTTCCCGGAGCCGTCGAGCTGAGCGTTGTATATCCGGTGTTCAGCGAAGGATCGAGGAACGGTGGATGGCTATACGCCGGGAATCCCTGCGCCAGGTTGAAGGCAGCCACACCAGCGCTCGTCGACGAGATCGTTGGCGTCGAAGAGAAACCGAAGGTTCCATTGCCCTGGTCCGATCCGTTGGTTCCACCAGTTCCGCCGCCGTGCGAGTACATCACGCCGAAGCCGCCGCGAACCACTGTAGAGTCGGTGATCCGATATGCTGCTCCGACACGCGGCCCAAAGTTCTTGTAGAACTGGTTGACCGTCGATCGGCAATGGCAGCTATCGGTTCCATTGCCTGCGAACAGCAGCGCTCCCGGAGCATTGACCAACGGGTTATTCATGGTCGGGACGAAGAACGAAACGCGGTTCTCCACCTCGTAGAACGGCGGATAATAATCCCATCGCAGACCCAGGTTGATCGTCAGCTTTGGATTCAGTTTGTAGTCATCCTCAAAGTAAGGCGAGAACGGCCGGAACCGCGCGCCCGTCTCGATCACTGCATTCTCCGTCAGGTTCGATGAGTCCACTGCGCCCAGAAGGAAGCTTGCAAACCCAAGCCCTGTTCCTGACTGCGCTGTGCCTTTCCCCGTGTATCCTGCCGTCTCTGCCTGTTGGAAGGACAACTGTAGCGGAGAGCTCTGATTCAGCGTGTTGTTGTACTCGTTATCCTGCAGCCACTGTAGCTGCGCGCCTGCGGTGATGTTGTGTTTGCCGTGCGTCCACTGGAAGTTATCAAGCAGAATGAAGGCATTCGTCGTCTGCTTGGAGGCTCGCTCTCCCGCCCACTGTGACGGCGCATAGGTTCCACCGAACGAGATCAGAGGAAACGATCCGCTGGCGTCGCCCGGAGGTAGTCCAGCGATTCCGTAGGAGCTTGCGCCCCACTTTGGCGTAGAGGTTGGGTTCAGCGTAACCGGAACGTTGCGTGCGAACCCATACTTGAGCTGATTCACCATATCGTTGGTGATGACCCAGGTGTGTTCGGCAATAATTGTCTTGGTCAGCGTATCGTTCACCGTTGCGCTTCCATAAGGCAGAGGCGCCTGAAAGCCGGAGAACGCCGGTAACGAGTTATAGGACCGGCCTGCCGCTACCATCACGGCCAGGGTGTGATGGTCATTCAGTGTCCAGCTTAGCTTGTCGGTTGTGTTCCATGCATTGTTCGCGCTTGGCTGTCCAAAGATGTAATTGCCGCTCAGGTTGCCGTTGGTCGGCGAAGGAAGTGCAGCCATCAACGCCTGCGAGATTGGTGAGATCTGCGACGCCGGAATGACATTCACTCCTGCCAACCCCATCGGACCAAGTGCCGGGTTTCCATTCGGTCCGGGCGTACCTGCATAGACATAGCCATATTGATACCGGCAGGTTGTGTGGCTCGTGTTTGCTGCCGTGCAGGCCGCTGTCGTCGAAGGATCGTAGATCGGCACATTGTAGGCAGAGAAGTTTCCTGCCCGTGCTGCGGCCGTAGGAACGGTAAATGTTCCCGGGTTGCTCTCCACCGAGTAATGGTCTCCATCGTAGGAGGCAAAGAGGAACAACTTGTCCTTGATGATTGGGCCGCCGATCGTCAGCCCATATTCTGCCTGGTGCTCCTGCGGCTTTTTCGGAGCTCCGGTCGCGGGATTGATCACTGCCTTCGAAAAGAAGTTCCACGTATCGAGCGCTGTATTTCTGAAGTATCCGAAGACACTTCCATGCAGCTCGTTCGTTCCACTTTTTACAACATAGTTCTCAACGCCCTGTCCCTGGAACTCCACCGGATAGCTGCTTGTGAGAACCTGCATCTGTTCAAGCGCGTCTACCGACGTTACGCTCGATACGTTTCCGGTGTCGCCCTGCGCCTTCGTCTTGTCGATCGCGATTCCTTCGACATAGATTTCGTTATCTCCGCCGCGACTTCCACTGCCGTCGAAGATGCCCGTACCGGCCGTCGTGTTTACGCCCGGCGTCAGGTAGATGAATGCTGTCGGGTCGCGCTTGCCTCCGCTCAGGTTGATCGGCAGCGCCGAGTAGGTCGACTGCTCGAGCGTGGCTCCCAGCGTCGCATTCTCTGTATCGAGCGCCGGCGGCTCCTCGGTCACCGTCACGGTCTGCGACGACTCGCCCAGCTTTAGCTGTACCTTTAGGCCGACTGTCTGAATCGCATTCACGGTAACGTTCTTCTGCTCATATCCGGAAAACCCACTTGCTCGTACCGTCACTGAATATTTCCCTGGATCCAGCGGCGACAACACAAAGTATCCGCTTGAGGTCGAGGTCCTTTCTGTCTTTACCTGTGTCCCTACGTTAGTTGCGGTCACCGTCGCATTGGGAACTACCGCTCCGCTGGGGTCGGTCACCGTGCCCTCGATAGCACCCTCGCCACCGACCTGCGCCATGACCGGAGCCGCGCATAGCAGCGCCGCCAGCAGAACGACCCAAAGCCGAAATGCCCTACACCCAGTCCACTCCAGCGGACCGATCTTTTGTCCGCGCTGCTCCAACTGCCTACCATCAAAGATCCTCATGCAGCTCCTGTCCCAGGCTCGGCTCGTTTCATCTCAAACCCGCCTGCGATCAAAATATGAAAATTATTTATAACTAATGGTAATAATGAGCAGAATGTATGGTTGCCAAAATAGCGTTGTCAATAAAGCCATTCCGAAAAAAGATCCCAGCGCAGGATTGTGTCCAAAGCCCCTTTTGAACACCACCCTCTTCTGTATCCAGAAACGAAGCTTCCTTGGTCCATTTTTTCGCGCAAACCTTAGAAGATAAGCGCTGACTACCTCGCAGCGTTGCTCAACATGCGGGCGCTCAGACTGCTTCATTAAGGCTTAATGGTAATAAAATGAAAGTTAAATAGTTTAATTGCAAGTTACGCGTCATTCCGCAATGTGAAATCGCAGAATGCCACAGCTGAAAAGCCATGGAGACCGGTCAACTCAGATCAGCATGTCGTTCTCATACGGAGGACGATAGGGGAGTCGCCGGGCAGGTTAGGCGGAGGAGCCGAGGGCAGGGTAACGTGCAGGCCATCGCGCAATTGTTCGAAGGAGATATGGGCTGAAGAGCCAAGGAGATCGACGGAGCAGATGGGGGCCGGCAGGTAAGGATTGCCGCGGAAGAGTACATGCATAGTAGCCGTGTTGGAGGTGGGCCATGCCATGATGGCGGCGTAGAGGATGCGGCCATCGGACGAAGTCGTGTAGCGGATATCCTGCGGCGTATAGGATTGGATGTCCTTGTTCTTTTCCGTTGAATTCTTGAGTGCTTTTGTGGGGCCTTCGCCGAAGACGGCAAAGGGGCGACTGTTATAGATGGCCTCGCCATTGATGTGCAGCCATGCGCCGATCTGAAGCAGGACGGTGCGAGCCTGCTCGGGGATGGTGCCGTCGGACTTGGGGCCCACGTTGAGTAGTAAATTACCGTTTTTCGCGACCGTATCAACGAGCTGTTGCAGCAGCGAGGGCGCGGTACGATACTCATCGTCTTTGACATAGCCCCAGGAGTGGACGGAGATGGAGGTGTCGGTCTGCCAGGGAAGAAGGCGAAGAGTATCGAGTTTGCCGCGCTCGATATCGAGCGTGGCTGTGTTGGGCGGCATGGCCTCTTCTTTGTAGGTAAGAACAGGCTGTCGCCCCTGCTCGGCAGATCGATCGTAATAGTAAGCGGCAAACTGCTGTAGGTAAGACTTGAAGGCAGGCTGACCGATCCACCAATCAAAGTAGATGAAATCGGGATGGTAGTCGTCGACCAGTTCGGTGGAGCGGGCAAGCCAGGCATCGAGGAAGGATTTGTCGGGTGGAAGCCAAAGCTCGAGATGGTTGGGGTCAGGCTCTTTGCCGAAGTTAGTGCTGCCATCGGAAGAGGGAAGGGCCATAGCGGCGGCAGGACCGTAGAGCCAACTGGTTTGGGCGGTGCGATTGCGAACGTCGGAATCGACGGTGTTGCCGACGCCATACCACCACCAATGCTCGGCAGTGTGAGAGGAGACGCCGAAGTGGAGGCCATGAGCGCGGGTGGCGCGGGCAAGCTCGTCGACGACGTCGCGATGTGGACCCATCACAGCGGCATTATAAGGCGTCATCGCAGAGGCATACATGGCGAAGCCGTCGCAGTGCTCGGCGACGGGAACGATGTAGCGCGCACCGGCTTTCTGAAAGAGCGTAATCCAAGCGTCGGGGTCGAAGTGCTCGGCCTTGAAAAGCGGGATGAAGTCTTTGTAGCCGAACTTATCGAGAGGACCGTAGGTGGCGATCTGGTGTTTATAGGCGGCATTGCTGGGAATGTACATATTGCGCGAGTACCACTCGTTTCCGAATGCCGGAACGGAGTAGACACCCCAGTGA is a window of Edaphobacter dinghuensis DNA encoding:
- a CDS encoding TonB-dependent receptor, with the translated sequence MRIFDGRQLEQRGQKIGPLEWTGCRAFRLWVVLLAALLCAAPVMAQVGGEGAIEGTVTDPSGAVVPNATVTATNVGTQVKTERTSTSSGYFVLSPLDPGKYSVTVRASGFSGYEQKNVTVNAIQTVGLKVQLKLGESSQTVTVTEEPPALDTENATLGATLEQSTYSALPINLSGGKRDPTAFIYLTPGVNTTAGTGIFDGSGSRGGDNEIYVEGIAIDKTKAQGDTGNVSSVTSVDALEQMQVLTSSYPVEFQGQGVENYVVKSGTNELHGSVFGYFRNTALDTWNFFSKAVINPATGAPKKPQEHQAEYGLTIGGPIIKDKLFLFASYDGDHYSVESNPGTFTVPTAAARAGNFSAYNVPIYDPSTTAACTAANTSHTTCRYQYGYVYAGTPGPNGNPALGPMGLAGVNVIPASQISPISQALMAALPSPTNGNLSGNYIFGQPSANNAWNTTDKLSWTLNDHHTLAVMVAAGRSYNSLPAFSGFQAPLPYGSATVNDTLTKTIIAEHTWVITNDMVNQLKYGFARNVPVTLNPTSTPKWGASSYGIAGLPPGDASGSFPLISFGGTYAPSQWAGERASKQTTNAFILLDNFQWTHGKHNITAGAQLQWLQDNEYNNTLNQSSPLQLSFQQAETAGYTGKGTAQSGTGLGFASFLLGAVDSSNLTENAVIETGARFRPFSPYFEDDYKLNPKLTINLGLRWDYYPPFYEVENRVSFFVPTMNNPLVNAPGALLFAGNGTDSCHCRSTVNQFYKNFGPRVGAAYRITDSTVVRGGFGVMYSHGGGTGGTNGSDQGNGTFGFSSTPTISSTSAGVAAFNLAQGFPAYSHPPFLDPSLNTGYTTLSSTAPGNLNYADPYLGGRSPEYENWNVGIQQLFTNSIVMNLNYVGSQSHFLRTSGSRGFYSDQLNPMYFALGSLLNSTVTPTVLTQADAIIPGIALPYASFSGTLQQMLRPFPQYTGISDTYGNVGNANYHALQVTVKQQHPLHGLTFMASFTWSKMIDDQGNFRSGWLPNRIERSPGTAEQPKVGVGTVVYALPFGRGHIGNGNAWTRALASGWQVSGIYRAYSGEPLAITGATCSNLPNQGTCMPSLNPNYAGTARLNGKWGKGLLASTAGSTPYIDKQAFMNALPYTFGNAPRTQPYGLMGPGGQNLDASVRRSFDIWENMKMQFEADMFNVMNSVVFSNPNQTYQGTGTSSFGTLTSQSNQSRDIQLAAKITF
- a CDS encoding alpha-L-fucosidase — its product is MMHPRIVLTNCPALCYGVAVKTLAALALFCTVPSLLSQTTATTKYQTHIDRQIAKVYAETAPSNNKARFHANWNSLENYRTPDWFRDAKFGIFIHWGVYSVPAFGNEWYSRNMYIPSNAAYKHQIATYGPLDKFGYKDFIPLFKAEHFDPDAWITLFQKAGARYIVPVAEHCDGFAMYASAMTPYNAAVMGPHRDVVDELARATRAHGLHFGVSSHTAEHWWWYGVGNTVDSDVRNRTAQTSWLYGPAAAMALPSSDGSTNFGKEPDPNHLELWLPPDKSFLDAWLARSTELVDDYHPDFIYFDWWIGQPAFKSYLQQFAAYYYDRSAEQGRQPVLTYKEEAMPPNTATLDIERGKLDTLRLLPWQTDTSISVHSWGYVKDDEYRTAPSLLQQLVDTVAKNGNLLLNVGPKSDGTIPEQARTVLLQIGAWLHINGEAIYNSRPFAVFGEGPTKALKNSTEKNKDIQSYTPQDIRYTTSSDGRILYAAIMAWPTSNTATMHVLFRGNPYLPAPICSVDLLGSSAHISFEQLRDGLHVTLPSAPPPNLPGDSPIVLRMRTTC
- a CDS encoding ABC transporter permease, whose translation is MSWLRFLHRKRSDDELQDEMESFLAEEAADNETRGMSPGEARRQARLKFGSTEKVRESLWMQNSPLALTNIGRDVKYAFRTLRRTPGFSIIAIVVMALCMGTATSLFTIVRSVLLRSLPFRDPDRLVVVYEHRRGAAANAANFNYTPVATADFYDWRSKTHGFEDMAIFRYGAYNLTGERNELPESVRSAAASWNLFQLLGVKPALGRAFIESEDRPGSTATMLTWSVFQRRFAGDPSIVGRQVHLDGRPFTVVGVLPSWFTYPDAGIQLWVPYKADATPDLLQHHDWHQSQVIARLRPDVSLASALAQVGAVQYQLHLQYPHDPVAEDVAPRSLNEDLAGNVKKSLNLMMCAVGCMLLIGCLNLSNLLVARGATRQKEVAIRSALGAQRATLIREQLTESVLICVAGGVGGILLSIFATRLLAHAWKDLPTAQGIYIDGYVIAFACVLMFVAALVAGLLSAFSTTGKTMMKALQTSARTGASSVSRTALRRSLLTAEIGITVVLLVAAGLLLKSFMRLRSTNVGCITQNMLTLQYSLPGKKYDMPEKVNAFNEALLERVRALPGVRAAALGNTVPGAGYWGDFVFTVKEHPPLNPDESLPEAVMRWADPGYFSALGIPLMSGRFFTSDDRGSLSYKVIVSHQLASQYFSNDNPIGRHLHVPAHFHPGAPNDVDYEIVGVVGDTLYQVGKDSKAAMYFPLLEGINIPQMLVVHTASEPLQFSVPVQKQIASLDPELPVSGVLTMDQVIGESLVNASLSAKLVLALAVLSLLLASVGLYGVLSYLATQRITELGIRMALGAQRDQLLRLMLVDGLQPALFGLGLGLVVSFAATRIFQSMLFGTKPLDPVVLSSVMATLLAVAILACLAPAWRASRLDPMQALRSE